A genomic region of Candidatus Bathyarchaeota archaeon contains the following coding sequences:
- a CDS encoding nucleotidyltransferase domain-containing protein, producing MIKLKAREGDFLLTTDKLFFDVKGYVHPPDRIISFIRYYPSRKGERVLNGEKYKRIYDLKKRFKLLKRKYPVYIYYDDVFHSIMQSVPINMVKKLYEPKEKVKELMTEKNKSKIEDEALNLIQILTKEANQEINRFGVTGSILINLFTKHSDLDVVVYGIKASKKVYEALKKLIQERKDFNSYSKNELYEIYLARGMEKTVNFKDFYENEKTKVLQGKFHEKNYFIRCVKDWNEVKEFYGDKIYYPIGLSKIKATVIDNEESILTPCKYEVSNVKILSGKKALIKEIVSFRGRFCEMASIGDEIIAKGKLEKVIDVKSNNQYYRIILGENSSDFLIVKGKKFERI from the coding sequence TTGATTAAATTAAAGGCTAGAGAAGGGGATTTTCTTTTAACAACAGACAAATTGTTTTTTGATGTTAAAGGTTATGTACATCCACCTGACCGAATAATAAGTTTTATTCGTTATTATCCAAGTAGAAAAGGAGAAAGAGTTCTTAATGGAGAAAAATATAAAAGAATTTATGATTTAAAAAAAAGGTTTAAACTCCTTAAAAGAAAGTATCCAGTTTACATCTATTATGATGATGTTTTTCACTCCATAATGCAAAGCGTTCCAATAAATATGGTTAAAAAACTTTATGAGCCGAAAGAAAAAGTTAAGGAATTAATGACTGAAAAAAACAAATCTAAAATTGAAGATGAAGCTTTAAATTTAATTCAAATTTTAACTAAAGAAGCTAATCAAGAGATAAATAGATTTGGAGTAACAGGTTCTATATTAATAAATTTGTTTACAAAGCATTCTGACTTAGATGTGGTTGTTTATGGAATTAAAGCATCTAAAAAGGTGTATGAAGCTTTAAAAAAATTAATTCAAGAAAGAAAAGATTTTAATTCATATAGTAAAAATGAGCTTTACGAAATTTATTTAGCTAGAGGAATGGAAAAAACAGTAAACTTTAAAGATTTTTATGAAAATGAAAAAACCAAAGTTCTTCAAGGAAAATTTCATGAAAAAAACTATTTTATAAGATGCGTTAAAGACTGGAATGAAGTGAAAGAGTTTTATGGAGATAAGATTTATTATCCAATTGGATTAAGCAAAATTAAAGCTACAGTAATTGATAACGAAGAAAGTATTTTAACACCTTGTAAATATGAAGTTTCTAATGTTAAAATCTTATCTGGAAAAAAAGCATTAATAAAGGAGATTGTATCTTTTAGAGGGAGATTCTGCGAGATGGCTTCTATTGGAGATGAAATAATTGCTAAAGGTAAACTTGAAAAAGTAATAGATGTGAAAAGCAATAACCAGTACTATAGGATAATTTTAGGAGAAAATTCTAGTGACTTCTTAATTGTTAAGGGGAAAAAATTTGAGAGAATTTAG